The following proteins are encoded in a genomic region of Micromonospora olivasterospora:
- a CDS encoding alpha-hydroxy acid oxidase codes for MPDAVAPPVDAATAAGDPSPRPAAGVPFAASLADFAGLARGVLPPEVYDFVAGGSGAETTLAANRAALDRIAVLPRMLRGVERPRTDAPLLGRPQAMPVAVAPMAYQRLAHPDGEPALAAAAGAAGVPYVASTLSSAPIEEITAAGGPVWFQLYWLRDRGMVCELVDRAHAAGCTALMVTVDVPILGPRLRDVRNGFALPPEVAAANLPGSRGDLAHSGSPGTSAVARHTAAAFASALTWSDVGWLRGRTDLPLVVKGVLDPRDAVLAADAGADAVVVSNHGGRQLDGAPAAVTMLAEALAAVGDRCEVLVDGGISGGVDVLRALALGASGVLIGRPLLWALAVGGRAGADAAFALLAAELRDALTLAGCADPAEARALRTITGG; via the coding sequence ATGCCTGACGCCGTCGCGCCGCCGGTCGACGCCGCCACGGCCGCGGGTGACCCCTCCCCGCGGCCGGCGGCCGGCGTGCCGTTCGCGGCGAGCCTCGCCGACTTCGCCGGGCTGGCCCGGGGCGTGCTCCCGCCCGAGGTGTACGACTTCGTGGCCGGCGGCAGCGGCGCCGAGACGACCCTCGCGGCGAACCGGGCCGCCCTCGACCGGATCGCCGTGCTGCCCCGGATGCTGCGCGGCGTCGAGCGGCCCCGCACCGACGCCCCGCTGCTGGGCCGGCCGCAGGCCATGCCCGTGGCGGTCGCGCCGATGGCGTACCAGCGGCTGGCGCACCCGGACGGCGAGCCGGCGCTCGCGGCGGCGGCCGGCGCGGCGGGCGTCCCGTACGTGGCGAGCACGCTCAGCAGCGCGCCGATCGAGGAGATCACCGCCGCGGGCGGGCCGGTGTGGTTCCAGCTGTACTGGCTGCGCGACCGGGGCATGGTGTGCGAGCTGGTGGACCGGGCGCACGCCGCCGGCTGCACCGCGCTCATGGTCACCGTCGACGTGCCGATCCTCGGCCCACGGCTGCGCGACGTCCGCAACGGCTTCGCCCTGCCGCCGGAGGTGGCGGCGGCGAACCTGCCCGGCAGCCGGGGCGACCTGGCGCACTCCGGCAGCCCCGGCACCTCCGCCGTCGCCCGCCACACGGCCGCCGCGTTCGCCTCCGCCCTCACCTGGTCCGACGTCGGCTGGCTGCGCGGGCGCACCGACCTGCCGTTGGTGGTCAAGGGCGTCCTCGACCCCCGCGACGCCGTCCTCGCCGCCGACGCCGGCGCGGACGCGGTGGTGGTGTCCAACCACGGCGGGCGACAGCTCGACGGCGCCCCGGCGGCCGTGACGATGCTCGCGGAGGCGCTGGCGGCCGTCGGCGACCGGTGCGAGGTGCTGGTCGACGGCGGGATCAGCGGCGGCGTCGACGTGCTGCGCGCCCTGGCGCTCGGCGCGTCCGGGGTGCTGATCGGCCGGCCGCTGCTGTGGGCGCTGGCCGTCGGCGGGCGGGCCGGCGCCGACGCCGCGTTCGCGCTGCTCGCCGCCGAGCTGCGCGACGCCCTCACCCTCGCCGGCTGCGCCGACCCGGCCGAGGCCCGCGCCCTGCGAACGATCACGGGAGGCTGA
- a CDS encoding FGGY-family carbohydrate kinase: MGTIDAHVTAAAARSVAPGRMLAVLGTSTCLIMNAEAYRDVPGVCGAVDGGVTTGAWGYEAGQSGVGDIFAWYVDNALPASYAQRARERGISPYDLLDSLAADQPVGGHGLLALDWHSGNRSVLMDHELSGVLLGLTLATRPEDIWRALLEATAFGARTVVAAFEAAGIRVDELTVAGGLTRNRLLMRIYADVIGRPLHVVDSDQPAALGRPSTRRWPPGRTRTCRPRRRRWARGTGRRTTRTRPAAWRTTTCTPSTGSCTTTSAGRHGRPAPPPRPPHPLTPPPRPSPDSG, translated from the coding sequence GTGGGCACCATCGACGCCCACGTCACCGCCGCCGCGGCCCGCTCCGTCGCCCCGGGCCGGATGCTCGCCGTGCTCGGCACCTCCACCTGCCTGATCATGAACGCGGAGGCGTACCGGGACGTGCCGGGGGTGTGCGGGGCGGTCGACGGCGGGGTGACCACCGGCGCGTGGGGCTACGAGGCCGGGCAGAGCGGCGTCGGCGACATCTTCGCCTGGTACGTCGACAACGCCCTGCCCGCGTCCTACGCGCAGCGGGCCCGGGAGCGCGGCATCAGCCCCTACGACCTGCTCGACTCCCTCGCCGCCGACCAACCCGTCGGCGGGCACGGCCTGCTCGCCCTGGACTGGCACAGCGGCAACCGGTCGGTGCTGATGGACCACGAGCTGAGCGGGGTGCTGCTCGGGCTGACCCTGGCCACCCGGCCGGAGGACATCTGGCGGGCGCTGCTGGAGGCCACCGCGTTCGGCGCCCGCACCGTGGTCGCCGCGTTCGAGGCCGCCGGGATCCGGGTCGACGAGCTGACCGTCGCCGGCGGGCTCACCCGCAACCGGCTGCTCATGCGGATCTACGCCGACGTGATCGGCCGCCCGCTGCACGTGGTCGACTCCGACCAGCCGGCCGCGCTCGGGCGGCCGTCCACGCGGCGGTGGCCGCCGGGGCGTACCCGGACGTGCCGACCGCGTCGGAGGCGATGGGCGCGCGGCACCGGGAGACGTACCACCCGGACCCGGCCCGCCGCGTGGCGTACGACGACCTGTACGCCGAGTACCGGGAGCTGCACGACCACTTCGGCCGGGCGGCACGGCCGTCCTGCACCGCCTCCGCGCCCGCCGCACCCGCTGACGCCCCCACCCCGCCCGTCGCCCGATTCTGGATGA
- a CDS encoding glycine hydroxymethyltransferase → MSSPSTESTAFRSAIEVIRGVEPRVADAIRAELADQRESLKLIASENYASPATLLAMGNWFSDKYAEGTVGRRFYAGCQNVDTVEALAAEHARELFGAAHAYAQPHSGIDANLVAFWAILADRVEAPALRKAQVRQVNELTEADWFALRRELGNQRMLGMSLDAGGHLTHGFRPNISGKMFDQRSYGTDPATGLVDYDKVAEAAREFKPLILVAGYSAYPRKVNFRIMREIADSVGATFMVDMAHFAGLVAGKVFTGDFDPVPHAHIVTTTTHKSLRGPRGGLVLCGPELADQVDRGCPMVLGGPLPHVMAAKAVALAEARRPDFADYAQRVVDNAQALAEGLLRRGAKLVTGGTDNHLVLIDVSGYGLTGRQAEQALLDSGIVTNRNAVPQDPNGAWYTSGIRIGTPALTTRGLGTAEMDATAELIHTVLTQTTPGANADGTPSKAKYVLDPALADKISRQAADLLASFPLYPSVDLA, encoded by the coding sequence ATGTCGTCGCCGAGCACCGAGTCCACCGCCTTCCGCAGCGCCATCGAGGTGATCCGCGGCGTCGAGCCGCGGGTCGCCGACGCGATCCGCGCGGAGCTGGCCGATCAGCGGGAGTCGCTGAAGCTGATCGCCAGCGAGAACTACGCCTCCCCCGCCACGCTCCTGGCGATGGGCAACTGGTTCAGTGACAAGTACGCCGAGGGCACGGTCGGCCGCCGCTTCTACGCGGGCTGCCAGAACGTGGACACCGTCGAGGCGCTGGCCGCCGAGCACGCCCGTGAGCTGTTCGGCGCCGCGCACGCGTACGCGCAGCCGCACTCCGGCATCGACGCCAACCTGGTGGCGTTCTGGGCGATCCTGGCCGACCGGGTCGAGGCGCCCGCGCTGAGGAAGGCGCAGGTGCGGCAGGTCAACGAGCTGACCGAGGCGGACTGGTTCGCCCTGCGCCGGGAGCTGGGCAACCAGCGGATGCTGGGCATGTCGCTGGACGCGGGCGGCCACCTCACCCACGGCTTCCGCCCGAACATCTCCGGCAAGATGTTCGACCAGCGCAGCTACGGCACCGACCCGGCGACGGGGCTGGTCGACTACGACAAGGTCGCCGAGGCGGCGCGGGAGTTCAAGCCCCTGATCCTGGTCGCCGGCTACTCGGCGTACCCGCGGAAGGTCAACTTCCGGATCATGCGGGAGATCGCCGACTCGGTCGGCGCGACCTTCATGGTCGACATGGCGCACTTCGCCGGCCTGGTGGCGGGCAAGGTCTTCACCGGCGACTTCGACCCGGTGCCGCACGCGCACATCGTCACCACCACCACCCACAAGTCGCTGCGCGGCCCGCGCGGCGGCCTGGTGCTGTGCGGCCCGGAGCTGGCCGACCAGGTCGACCGGGGCTGCCCGATGGTGCTCGGCGGCCCGCTGCCGCACGTGATGGCCGCCAAGGCCGTCGCGCTGGCCGAGGCCCGCCGCCCCGACTTCGCCGACTACGCCCAGCGGGTGGTCGACAACGCCCAGGCGCTCGCCGAGGGGCTGCTGCGTCGGGGCGCGAAGCTGGTCACCGGCGGCACCGACAACCACCTGGTGCTCATCGACGTCTCCGGGTACGGCCTGACGGGCCGGCAGGCCGAGCAGGCGCTGCTCGACTCGGGCATCGTGACCAACCGCAACGCGGTCCCGCAGGACCCGAACGGCGCCTGGTACACCTCCGGCATCCGGATCGGCACCCCCGCGCTGACCACCCGGGGCCTGGGCACCGCCGAGATGGACGCCACGGCCGAGCTGATCCACACCGTGCTCACCCAGACGACGCCGGGCGCGAACGCCGACGGCACCCCGTCGAAGGCGAAGTACGTGCTCGACCCGGCGCTGGCCGACAAGATCAGCCGCCAGGCCGCGGACCTGCTGGCCAGTTTCCCCCTCTACCCGTCGGTCGACCTGGCCTGA
- a CDS encoding metallophosphoesterase family protein, giving the protein MIVGEDGALLAISDLHVAYAENRAIVEGLRPGSPGDWLLVAGDVGDTVEDIEWALGLLSRRFAKVVWVPGNHELWTPPADPVTLRGEARYRHLVDLCRSLGVVTPEDPYPIWRGPGGPALVAPLFLLYDYSWRPEGLDTRDAALAEAYRTGIVCTDEFLLHPDPYPSRQAWCAARVAETARRLDAREPDLPTVLVNHWPLLREPTRILRYPIFAQWCGTEETADWHLRYDATAVVYGHLHIPRTTRHDGVRFEEVSVGYPREWRPRPTPPGKLRRILPAP; this is encoded by the coding sequence ATGATCGTGGGGGAGGACGGGGCGCTGCTCGCGATCAGCGACCTGCACGTCGCGTACGCGGAGAACCGCGCGATCGTCGAGGGCCTGCGGCCCGGCTCGCCGGGCGACTGGCTGCTGGTCGCGGGCGACGTGGGCGACACCGTCGAGGACATCGAGTGGGCGCTGGGCCTGCTCAGCCGGCGCTTCGCCAAGGTCGTCTGGGTGCCGGGCAACCACGAGCTCTGGACGCCCCCGGCCGACCCGGTCACGCTGCGTGGCGAGGCCCGCTACCGGCACCTCGTCGACCTCTGCCGCAGCCTGGGGGTGGTCACCCCGGAGGACCCGTACCCGATCTGGCGGGGCCCCGGCGGGCCCGCGCTGGTCGCGCCGCTGTTCCTGCTGTACGACTACAGCTGGCGGCCCGAGGGCCTCGACACCCGCGACGCGGCCCTCGCCGAGGCGTACCGGACCGGGATCGTCTGCACCGACGAGTTCCTGCTGCATCCCGACCCGTACCCGAGCCGGCAGGCGTGGTGCGCGGCCCGGGTCGCCGAGACCGCCCGCCGGCTCGACGCCCGGGAGCCGGACCTGCCGACGGTGCTGGTCAACCACTGGCCGCTGCTGCGCGAGCCGACCCGCATCCTGCGCTACCCGATCTTCGCGCAGTGGTGCGGCACCGAGGAGACCGCCGACTGGCACCTGCGCTACGACGCCACGGCCGTCGTGTACGGCCACCTGCACATCCCCCGGACCACCCGGCACGACGGGGTGCGCTTCGAGGAGGTGTCGGTGGGCTACCCGCGCGAGTGGCGCCCCCGGCCAACCCCACCGGGCAAGCTCCGCCGCATCCTCCCCGCCCCCTGA
- a CDS encoding hemerythrin domain-containing protein: MSTDAIVLLKEDHKEIRRLFKAFQAAEEGPAGERRKLVGQILEALTVHTYLENEVMYPEVRRLLPDLEDDILESYEEHHVADVLCAELAAMDAEDEHFTAKTTVLIENVLHHVEEEEQEWFPKVRDALGRKELQEIGERMIALREKAPRSPSDAKAIKKAMDAVTA, translated from the coding sequence GTGTCCACCGATGCCATCGTGCTGCTCAAAGAGGACCACAAGGAGATTCGCCGCCTGTTCAAGGCCTTCCAGGCTGCCGAGGAGGGGCCGGCGGGCGAGCGGCGGAAGCTGGTCGGGCAGATCCTGGAGGCCCTGACGGTGCACACCTACCTGGAGAACGAGGTGATGTACCCGGAGGTCCGCCGGCTGCTGCCGGACCTGGAGGACGACATCCTGGAGTCGTACGAGGAGCACCACGTCGCCGACGTGCTCTGCGCCGAACTGGCCGCCATGGACGCCGAGGACGAGCACTTCACCGCCAAGACGACGGTGCTGATCGAGAACGTGCTGCACCACGTCGAGGAGGAGGAGCAGGAGTGGTTCCCGAAGGTGCGGGACGCGCTCGGCCGCAAGGAGTTGCAGGAGATCGGCGAGCGGATGATCGCGCTGCGTGAGAAGGCGCCGCGCAGCCCGAGCGACGCGAAGGCGATCAAGAAGGCGATGGACGCGGTGACGGCCTGA
- the ggt gene encoding gamma-glutamyltransferase, which translates to MRFRALVTTTIALATLVAATATPVQAKPVEPPKEPVAVGYGGAVATVDATATAVGLDVLRRGGNAVDAAVAAAAALGVTEPFSAGIGGGGFLVYYDAKTRRVHTIDGREAAPASMTETTFVDPATGQPYRFDEARISGLSVGVPGTLLTWRDALDRWGTRSLAQLLTPAARVAEDGFTVDETFAGQIAANQAAFGQFSSTSELYLPGGRPPAVGSTFRNPDLAETYRLIARRGTDVFYRGEVGRDLVATVQRPPLAERPTGSWPYPVRPASMTSADLAGYRARFPEPTRSEYRGLEVYGMSTPSSGGTAVGEALNILERFDLRSMTPAQAMHHYLEASALAFADRNRYVGDHTGQGVLRELLDDAYAAERACLVDASAALPKPVAPGVPDGAYGGCQAAPAADVRDDRKSTTNLTVADRWGNVVEYTLTIEATGGNGMVVPGRGFLLNNELTDFNFAPTQGSAADPNLPAPGKRPRSSMSPTIVLADGRPFLAVGTPGGATIITTVLQMLVNRIDLGMSLPEALAAPRASQRNGASTQAEPAFVAEYARGLPPGHAFSPTAEIGAATGIEFLAGGRLLAAAEPVRRGGGAAAVVGRWARP; encoded by the coding sequence ATGAGATTTCGCGCCCTCGTCACCACGACGATCGCTCTGGCCACGCTCGTGGCCGCAACCGCCACCCCTGTCCAGGCGAAGCCGGTCGAGCCGCCGAAGGAGCCGGTAGCCGTCGGGTACGGGGGAGCGGTGGCCACGGTGGACGCCACCGCCACGGCGGTCGGGCTGGACGTGCTGCGGCGCGGCGGCAACGCCGTCGACGCGGCGGTCGCCGCTGCGGCGGCGCTCGGCGTCACCGAGCCCTTCTCGGCCGGCATCGGCGGTGGTGGCTTCCTCGTGTACTACGACGCGAAGACCCGGCGGGTGCACACCATCGACGGCCGCGAGGCGGCACCGGCGTCGATGACCGAGACGACCTTCGTCGACCCGGCCACCGGGCAGCCGTACCGGTTCGACGAGGCCCGGATCAGCGGACTGTCGGTCGGCGTCCCCGGCACCCTGCTCACCTGGCGGGACGCGCTGGACCGCTGGGGCACGCGGTCCCTCGCGCAGCTGCTCACGCCCGCCGCCCGGGTCGCCGAGGACGGCTTCACCGTCGACGAGACCTTCGCCGGCCAGATCGCCGCGAACCAGGCCGCGTTCGGGCAGTTCAGCTCGACCAGCGAGCTGTACCTGCCCGGCGGGCGCCCGCCGGCGGTCGGCAGCACCTTCCGCAACCCGGACCTCGCGGAGACGTACCGGCTCATCGCCAGGCGCGGCACCGACGTGTTCTACCGGGGCGAGGTCGGCCGCGACCTGGTGGCCACCGTGCAGCGTCCGCCGCTGGCGGAGCGGCCGACCGGGTCCTGGCCATACCCGGTCCGCCCGGCCAGCATGACCTCCGCCGACCTCGCCGGCTACCGCGCCCGCTTCCCGGAGCCGACCCGCTCGGAATACCGGGGCCTCGAGGTGTACGGCATGTCCACCCCGTCGAGCGGCGGCACCGCCGTCGGCGAGGCCCTCAACATCCTCGAGCGGTTCGACCTGCGCTCGATGACGCCGGCGCAGGCGATGCACCACTACCTGGAGGCCAGCGCGCTGGCGTTCGCCGACCGCAACCGGTACGTCGGCGACCACACGGGGCAGGGTGTGCTCCGCGAACTGCTCGACGACGCGTACGCCGCGGAGCGCGCCTGCCTGGTCGACGCCTCCGCGGCGCTGCCCAAGCCGGTCGCGCCCGGCGTCCCCGACGGCGCCTACGGCGGCTGCCAGGCGGCGCCGGCCGCCGACGTCCGCGACGACCGCAAGAGCACCACCAACCTGACCGTGGCAGACCGGTGGGGCAACGTGGTGGAGTACACGCTGACCATCGAGGCGACCGGCGGCAACGGGATGGTCGTACCCGGTCGCGGATTCCTGCTCAACAACGAGCTGACCGACTTCAACTTCGCGCCGACCCAGGGCAGCGCGGCCGACCCCAACCTGCCCGCACCCGGCAAGCGCCCGCGCAGCTCCATGTCGCCCACCATCGTGCTGGCCGACGGGCGGCCGTTCCTGGCCGTCGGCACGCCCGGCGGCGCGACGATCATCACCACGGTGCTGCAGATGCTGGTCAACCGGATCGACCTGGGCATGAGCCTGCCGGAGGCGCTGGCGGCGCCGCGGGCGTCGCAGCGCAACGGCGCCAGCACCCAGGCCGAGCCGGCGTTCGTCGCCGAGTACGCCCGCGGCCTTCCGCCGGGGCACGCCTTCTCTCCCACCGCGGAGATCGGCGCCGCGACCGGGATCGAGTTCCTCGCCGGCGGCCGGCTGCTCGCCGCAGCCGAGCCGGTACGCCGGGGCGGCGGCGCGGCGGCCGTGGTCGGCCGCTGGGCGCGCCCCTGA
- a CDS encoding trypsin-like serine peptidase, translating to MSSRLLRGLAAVAVMTAATFTAASTAGAAPATLAGSTSSVIGSAAQLSPDVARTVKGTDADARQRALTAYWTSDRMKAAKPDTEIPSVKAALAKRDRAQDQSTNATQPQGPSGSVAPVAPAVTPKASGSTGDSSGVGTQAYYPNYPVGHPTARTAGKVFFTLNGGNYVCSGTIVNTEGRSSVWTAAHCLTGGGVFASNWVFVPNYNNGAAPYGQWSAIQLWSTTAFYYNNNDFANDVGSAVIGRVNGWRICDYLGGQGIGWNFAIGQYVYAFGYPQASPFNGQLLTAENGPTYNGGGGTIYMVNYMTGGSSGGGWLMQFDGNWGYLNGHNDFKYTNLPQYMYSPYYGNQVANLYNTVRNISA from the coding sequence ATGTCCTCGAGACTGCTACGCGGCCTGGCCGCCGTCGCGGTGATGACCGCGGCGACGTTCACCGCCGCGAGCACCGCCGGCGCCGCCCCCGCCACCCTCGCCGGCTCGACCAGCTCCGTCATCGGCAGCGCCGCGCAACTCAGCCCGGACGTAGCCCGCACCGTCAAGGGCACCGACGCCGACGCCCGGCAGCGGGCCCTCACGGCGTACTGGACGTCGGACCGGATGAAGGCGGCCAAGCCGGACACCGAGATCCCCTCGGTGAAGGCGGCGCTCGCCAAGCGCGACCGCGCCCAGGACCAGTCGACGAACGCCACCCAGCCGCAGGGGCCGTCCGGCAGCGTGGCGCCGGTCGCCCCCGCGGTCACGCCGAAGGCGAGCGGGTCGACGGGCGACTCCTCCGGCGTGGGGACGCAGGCCTACTACCCTAACTACCCGGTCGGCCACCCGACGGCCCGCACCGCCGGTAAGGTCTTCTTCACCCTCAACGGCGGCAACTACGTCTGCTCGGGGACCATCGTGAACACCGAGGGCAGGTCCTCGGTGTGGACCGCGGCCCACTGCCTCACCGGCGGCGGGGTGTTCGCCAGCAACTGGGTCTTCGTCCCGAACTACAACAACGGCGCGGCCCCCTACGGCCAGTGGTCCGCCATCCAGCTCTGGTCCACCACGGCCTTCTACTACAACAACAACGACTTCGCCAACGACGTCGGCTCGGCCGTGATCGGCCGCGTCAACGGCTGGCGGATCTGCGACTACCTCGGCGGGCAGGGCATCGGCTGGAACTTCGCGATCGGCCAGTACGTCTACGCCTTCGGCTACCCGCAGGCGTCGCCGTTCAACGGCCAGCTGCTCACCGCGGAGAACGGCCCCACCTACAACGGCGGTGGCGGCACCATCTACATGGTCAACTACATGACCGGCGGCTCCTCCGGCGGCGGCTGGCTGATGCAGTTCGACGGCAACTGGGGTTACCTGAACGGCCACAACGACTTCAAGTACACCAACCTCCCGCAGTACATGTACTCGCCGTACTACGGCAACCAGGTGGCGAACCTGTACAACACCGTCCGTAACATCTCCGCCTAG
- a CDS encoding DUF6766 family protein: MRRWLREHALSVATLSAFTIFWLLQSVFGWQVHNEELAQYGQHALSYLGYLHSGHFVEATFENWESEFLQMGGYVLLTAYLVQKGSSESKPVGQGDRPEDRAENATAESPRPVHVGGLALRVYRNSLSVALLMIFAGSFLGHLFGGVAAYNEEQMLQSGAPPISAWQFLGTSDFWFQSMQNWQSEFLAVAALILLSIVLRQHGSPESKPVTASHATTGA; the protein is encoded by the coding sequence ATGCGCCGGTGGCTTCGTGAGCACGCACTGTCGGTCGCCACACTCAGCGCGTTCACGATCTTCTGGCTCCTGCAGAGCGTGTTCGGTTGGCAGGTGCACAACGAGGAGTTGGCCCAGTACGGCCAGCACGCCCTGTCGTACCTCGGGTACCTGCACAGCGGGCACTTCGTGGAGGCGACGTTCGAGAACTGGGAGTCGGAGTTCCTCCAGATGGGCGGGTACGTGCTGCTCACCGCCTACCTGGTGCAGAAGGGCTCGTCGGAGTCCAAGCCGGTGGGCCAGGGCGACCGGCCCGAGGACCGGGCCGAGAACGCCACCGCGGAGTCGCCGCGGCCCGTGCACGTCGGCGGGCTGGCGTTGCGGGTCTACCGCAACAGCCTCTCCGTCGCCCTGCTGATGATCTTCGCGGGGTCGTTCCTCGGGCACCTGTTCGGTGGGGTGGCGGCCTACAACGAGGAGCAGATGCTGCAGAGCGGGGCGCCGCCGATCAGCGCCTGGCAGTTCCTGGGCACCAGCGACTTCTGGTTCCAGTCGATGCAGAACTGGCAGAGCGAGTTCCTCGCCGTCGCCGCGCTGATCCTGCTCAGCATCGTCCTGCGCCAGCACGGCTCGCCGGAGTCGAAGCCGGTGACCGCGTCGCACGCGACCACGGGGGCCTGA
- a CDS encoding cyclase family protein, translating to MPGAEDMPLPGFRNDRRWGFSSERLGITFHGNTLTHVDSPCHIFWDGTMYNGRSHSLVDAATGSAWAAVTAAANGIVTRGVLLDVARVRDVPWLEPGQGVFPEDLEEAERRQGVRVRSGDAVLLRTGYGRVRHEAGAASGFTQAGWHASCLPWLREREVALIGADTPREVQPSGYEDVLMPVHAVSLVAMGLWLLDNCDLTSGSPVNPIATF from the coding sequence ATGCCGGGTGCCGAGGACATGCCGCTGCCCGGATTCCGCAACGACCGGCGCTGGGGCTTCTCGTCCGAGCGGCTCGGCATCACGTTCCACGGCAACACCCTCACCCACGTCGACTCCCCGTGCCACATCTTCTGGGACGGCACCATGTACAACGGGCGGTCGCACTCGCTGGTCGACGCCGCAACGGGATCGGCGTGGGCGGCCGTCACGGCGGCGGCGAACGGGATCGTCACGCGTGGCGTCCTGCTGGACGTCGCGAGGGTCCGCGACGTGCCGTGGTTGGAACCGGGGCAGGGTGTGTTTCCCGAGGATCTCGAGGAGGCCGAGCGTCGCCAGGGTGTGCGGGTGCGGTCCGGCGATGCGGTGCTCCTGCGGACCGGCTATGGCCGCGTCCGGCACGAGGCCGGTGCGGCCAGCGGTTTCACGCAGGCCGGCTGGCACGCGTCCTGCCTGCCGTGGCTGCGTGAACGGGAGGTCGCGCTGATCGGCGCCGACACGCCCCGGGAGGTTCAGCCGTCGGGGTACGAGGACGTGTTGATGCCGGTTCACGCCGTGAGCCTCGTTGCGATGGGTCTGTGGCTGCTCGACAACTGCGACCTAACGTCCGGCAGCCCGGTCAACCCGATCGCCACATTCTGA
- a CDS encoding nuclear transport factor 2 family protein — MTTNRDIVTRAFADWSAGTGAISDIFAPEMRWEVVGESVVAGTYHSADEFITKALGPFNARFRPDSPYRPVNRRAIYEDAEANTVVTLFDGRGITLAGTPYENTYAWFLTLRDGRVVDGKALFDSRAFDDLWKIQPAG; from the coding sequence ATGACGACGAACCGGGACATCGTCACGCGCGCCTTCGCGGACTGGTCCGCCGGCACCGGCGCGATCTCCGACATCTTCGCCCCCGAGATGCGGTGGGAGGTGGTCGGGGAGTCGGTGGTTGCCGGCACGTACCACAGCGCTGACGAGTTCATCACCAAGGCGCTGGGGCCCTTCAACGCGCGGTTCAGGCCGGACAGCCCGTACCGGCCGGTGAACAGGCGGGCGATCTACGAGGACGCCGAGGCGAACACCGTCGTCACCCTGTTCGACGGCAGGGGGATCACCCTGGCCGGCACCCCGTACGAGAACACGTACGCCTGGTTTCTGACCCTTCGCGACGGCAGGGTGGTCGACGGCAAGGCCCTCTTCGACAGCCGCGCGTTCGACGACCTCTGGAAGATCCAGCCGGCCGGCTGA
- the msrB gene encoding peptide-methionine (R)-S-oxide reductase MsrB — MSQEYRRSPEAVSRLSPEQHRVTQEAGTEPAFDNAYWDNEEPGIYVDIVSGEPLFASVDKYDSGTGWPTFTRPIEPENVVEVPDSSLGIVRTEVRSAHGNSHLGHVFDDGPPETGGLRYCMNSAALRFVPRDDLEHEGYGEYRDVFERPQGRPRR, encoded by the coding sequence GTGTCACAGGAGTACCGCAGGAGCCCCGAGGCGGTTTCCAGGCTGTCGCCGGAGCAGCACCGGGTGACTCAGGAGGCCGGAACGGAGCCGGCCTTCGACAACGCCTACTGGGACAACGAGGAGCCCGGCATCTACGTCGACATCGTGTCCGGTGAGCCCCTCTTCGCCTCCGTCGACAAGTACGACAGCGGTACCGGATGGCCGACCTTCACCAGGCCGATCGAGCCGGAGAACGTCGTCGAGGTCCCGGACTCCAGCCTCGGCATCGTCCGCACCGAGGTCCGGTCGGCGCACGGGAACAGCCACCTCGGGCATGTGTTCGACGACGGGCCCCCGGAGACCGGCGGCCTGCGCTACTGCATGAACTCGGCCGCGCTCCGGTTCGTTCCCCGCGACGACCTCGAACACGAGGGCTACGGCGAGTACCGCGACGTGTTCGAGCGGCCGCAGGGGCGGCCCAGGCGGTGA
- a CDS encoding helix-turn-helix transcriptional regulator, with product MHGRELRGLLHPLLLLLIFERPGHGYDLIERLDAMGVSDVEPGHVYRVLRGLERDRSVSSAWETAGAGPARRCYRLTAKGRGDLRSWFVELAQLNQVIDACLRRSADAFDRARRVPADPYATIRS from the coding sequence ATGCACGGGCGTGAGCTGCGTGGCCTGCTCCATCCGCTCCTCCTGCTGCTGATCTTCGAGCGGCCCGGGCACGGGTACGACCTGATCGAGCGTCTCGACGCGATGGGGGTGTCCGACGTGGAACCCGGCCACGTCTACCGGGTGCTGCGCGGCCTGGAGCGCGACCGGTCGGTGAGCTCTGCGTGGGAGACCGCGGGGGCGGGGCCCGCGCGCCGCTGCTACCGGCTGACGGCGAAGGGCCGCGGCGACCTGCGCTCGTGGTTCGTCGAGCTGGCGCAGCTCAACCAGGTCATCGACGCCTGCCTACGGCGCTCGGCGGACGCCTTCGACCGGGCCCGCCGCGTCCCCGCCGACCCGTACGCCACGATCCGGAGTTGA